The DNA segment CCGAAGTTGCTGGTGCTCTCACTGCGCGATCACGCGTACGCCAAAGCGCCTTATCTCCTCGCCGGCGGCGGCAAGGACCTGATGGGCGAGGAGAAGGCCACCGAGGCCCAGCTCGCGCACATGGACGTCCTCGCGCTGGCCGAGGGCAACCGGCCCCTGATCGGCACCGCCGAGGACCAGGGCGTCATCGACCCGGACGTGCTGTGGTCCTGCACCACCTGCGGCGCCTGCGTCGAGCAGTGCCCGGTCGACATCGAGCACATCGACCACATCGTCGACATGCGCCGCTACCAGGTGCTGATCGAGTCGAGCTTCCCCAGCGAGGCCGGCGTCATGCTGCGCAACCTGGAGAACAAGGGCAACCCGTGGGGCGCCCCGCAGAACACCCGCGAGGACTGGACCAAGGGTCTCGACTTCGAGGTGCCGCGGGTCGGCGAGGTCGAGGAGTTCGACTACCTGTTCTGGGTCGGCTGCGCCGGCGCGTTCGAGGACCGGGCGAAGAAGACCACCCGGGCGGTCGCGACGCTGCTGCACGAGGCGGGCGTCAACTACGCGATCCTCGGCGAGGGCGAGACCTGCACCGGCGACCCGGCCCGCCGGATCGGCAACGAGTTCATCTTCCAGATGCTGGCGCAGCAGAACGTCGAGACGCTGACCGAGGCTTTCGAGGGCCAGAAGACCAAGCGCATCGTGGCGACCTGCCCGCACTGCTTCAACACCCTGGGCAACGAGTACGAGCAGCTCGGCCTCAAGGTCGAGGTCGTGCACCACACCCAGCTGCTCGCGCACCTGGTCAAGGAAGGCAAGCTCACCCCGGTCCAGCCGATCGACGGTGACATCACCTACCACGACCCCTGCTACCTCGGCCGGCACAACCGGGTCTTCGACGCGCCCCGCGAGGTGCTCGGAGAGACCGGCAACCTCATCGAGATGCCCCGCAACTCCGAGCGGTCCTTCTGCTGCGGCGCCGGTGGCGCCCGGATGTGGATGGAGGAGCGCATCGGCAAGCGGATCAACGTCGAGCGCACCGAGGAGGCCCTCGCCACCGGCGCGAAGACGATCGCGGTGGGCTGCCCGTTCTGCTACACGATGATCGGCGACGGCGTGACCGGCAAGGGCAAGCAGGAAGAGGTCGAGGTCGTCGACGTCGCGACCGTGCTGCTGCGGTCCCTCAAGCAAGACGCCTGAACCACGGTTTCCTCGTGAAACGGCCGCTCACCGACGTGAGCGGCCGTTTTCGGTGTCTGAAGTCACCGTCACGGTTGGTCCCGGAAGGCCCGGATCCGGCAGAATGATGCCCGAGGTGAAGCGATCATGGACGGCCTGCTCCTGACCGCGGTGCTCCCGTTGGCGGCTTTCGTCCTGCTCACGGCGGGCAACGCGTTCTTCGTGGCCGCCGAGTTCGGTCTCGTCACGGTCGACCGGGCGGAGATCGAGCAACGTGCCCTGGCCGGGGACAGGCGGGCGCGCACCGTCCGCAGCGCCCTGCACAACCTCTCCTTCCAGCTGTCCGGCGCCCAGCTCGGCATCACGCTGACCGCGCTGCTCACCGGTTACCTGGCCGAGCCCGCGCTCTCCGAGATCTTCAAGCCGCTCGTGGAGCCGTTCGCCGGCTCGGCGACCGGGACGGTCACCCACATCCTCGCGCTGGTCGCGGCGACCCTGCTCTCGATGCTCTTCGGCGAGCTGGTTCCGAAGAACGCGGCGCTGGCCCGCCCGATGAGCCTCGCACTGCTCACCGCAGCGCCGCTGCGCGGCTTCTCGACGCTCTTCAAGTGGTTGATCGCCGCGCTCAACGGGACCGCCAACTGGCTGGTCCGCCGCCTCGGCATCGAGCCGCAGGAGGAGCTGGCGAGCGCCCGGTCCCCCGAAGAACTCGGCCTGCTCGCGGCGATCAGCGCCCGGGCCGGCGCGCTGCCCGACGAGACAGCGACGCTGCTGCGCCGCACGATCCGGTTCGGTGAGAAGCGCGCGGCGAAGGCGATGACCCCGCGCGTCGACGTGGTCGGCCTCAAGACCACCGCGAGCGTCGCCGACCTGATCACCGTGGCCCGGCGGACCGGGCACACCCGCTTCCCGGTGTACGAGAACACCCTCGACGTGGTGACCGGTGTCGTCGGAGTGAACGAGGCCCTCGGAGTGCCTCCCGAGCGAAGGGCCGCCATCAAGGTCTCGACCCTCGCCAAGGAGGCTGTCTACGTACCGGAGAGCCTGAGTCTTGACAAGGTCCTGGCAGCGCTGCGTGCCGCGGATGCCGACCTGGCGATCGTGGTCGACGAGTACGGCGGCACCGACGGCGTGGTGACCGTCGAGGACCTGATCGAGGAACTGGTCGGCGAGATCGCCGACGAGTACGACACCGACCTCGACGAGATCGGCAGCCAGGAGCTGACCGCGCCGGGTGGCGAGAAGACGTTCCTGGTCGACGGCCTGCTCCGGGAGGACGAGACGCTGGAGCAGACCGGGTTCCGGCTGCCCGAGGGGCCGTACGAGACGCTCGCCGGCTTCCTGCTCGCCCGCCTCGGGCACATCCCGGTGGTCGGCGAGTCGCTGGAGGAGCAGGGGTGGGAGTTCACCGTGATGGAGGTCGACCGGCATCGCATCGAGCAGGTGCGTGTGGTCGCCCCGCCGGAGCCGGCCGATGACTGAGCTGCTCTTCGTGGCCGTGCTGCTGGTCGGCAACGGGCTCTTCGTGGGTGGGGAGTTCGCGCTGATCGCCTCTCGGCGTACGGCGCTGGAGCCTCTCGCCGAGACCTCCAAGGCGGCCCGCTGGGCGCTCTCCGCGATGAGCCAGATCCCGCTCATGATCGCCGGCGCGCAGCTCGGCATCACGATCTGCACGCTGGTGCTGGGTGCGCTCGCCGAGCCGACCGTCGCGCACCTGCTGGAGGGCCCGTTCTCGGCGACCGGGCTTCCCGACGACGCGATCCACCCGGTCGCCTTCGTGTTCGCCCTGGTCATCGTGACGTTCCTGCACACGGTGATCGGCGAGATGGTCCCGAAGAACATCACGCTGGCCGGTCCGGAACGCTCGGCACTCATCCTCGGCCCGTTCATGCTGGCCTTCTGCACAGCCACGAAACCGCTGCTCAACGCGATGCGGTGGGCCTCGAAGCTGATCCTGAAGCTCTGGAAGATCGAGACGACGGACGCCGTGAAGACGGTCTTCACCGCCGAGGAACTCGCCGGCATGGTCACCCAGGCGCGCAGCGAAGGACTGCTCGGCTCGGAACAGTACGCCCGGATCCACGCGGCGCTGGGCCTCAACAGCCGGACCGCCGCCGACACCCTCCTGCCCTGGTCGCGGGTGACCACGGTGGCGGCCGACGTCTCGCCGGCCACGCTCGAGGCGGTGGCCACCCGCAGCGGCCGTTCGCGCTTCCCGGTGGTCCAGCGGGACACCCGGCGCGTGCTCGGCTTCGTGCATGTCAAGGACGTCTTGGGGTACGCCGCGACGCAGCGGCGATTGCCGATACCCGCCGAAGTGATCCGTCCCCTGGCCGTCGTGGCGCCGGAGCGCAGCCTCGCCGACCTGCTCCTGACGATGCGGCGGGACCGGCTGCACATCGTGCTGGTCAGCGACGGGCGCCGACCGCTCGGCGTGATCACCCTGGACGACGTGCTGCACGCGGTCGTCGGCGAACCGGCCGGAGCCGGCGCGAAACTGCGCTGATCATCCGGGTGAGCCCTCGGGTGTTCGGTTTAACGCTTATGGGTGCTTTCGCGCGGACTCGGAGCGTCTCAGCGGTTTATCGGCGACAATCCGGACAATTGGCCGCATGCTTCACAAAAGACGGCGTGTCGTTCCGGTCGGCGCCCTGTCAGCCACACTTGCTCTCGGCTGCGCTCTCCTGATCAACCAGCTCCCGGCGAGGGCCGACGCGGTTCCCGCTGGTAGCGGGCTCACCGACCCCTTCAACCCGGGTCGGGTACGGGTGGCGAGCAGTCCCGTGACCGTCCGGTACGACTTCGATGAGGGGGTCGGCCACCCGATCGCCGACCTGAGCGGGCGCTACCGGCTCCGGCCGCTCGGCCAGAACGGCGGCACACTCCGGCTCGTCCCGCAGGGCGACGGCGGTCTCGCCGTCGACTACCCGGACCGGTGCACGCTGCCCCGCGAACGCGACTGCCCCAGGGCGATCTTGGAGGGCGTTCGCGACGACGATCTGAACCCGGGCCGGCGGCCGCTTCGCTACGGCGCCTCGGTGCTGATGACCCACGCCGACCTGGCCGACGGCGCGAACGTGCTGCAGAAGGGCTACTCGGTCGGCGGCATCAGCCAGTTCAAACTGCAGGTCGACCACCGCCAGGGCCACCCGAGCTGCGTGATCGCCGGCCAGCGGGCCCGCATCTACCGAGCCGAGCCCTTCATGGACGTCGCCGACGGCCTCTGGCACGACCTGGAGTGCCGGCGTACGCCCAACCGCCTCCTGATGATCGTCGACGGCGTCCTGAGGGCCTGGGTCCGCATCCCCCCGATGCTCTCCATCGCCAACGCCGAGCCGCTGAGGGTCGGAGGAAAGGGCGCAGCCCCCGGAAACGACCAGTTCGCCGGCGCCATCGACGACGTCTTCGTCAGCATCACCGGCTGATCGTGTCCCGGCCCGTCACGGGCCGGGACACCTCTTGCATCATCGAATCTTCACCGAGGCGCTGGTCGAGCGGCCGTCGGAGTGCCCGGTCCGCTTGGCGATCACGGTGACCGTCAGCTTCTTCCCCCGCATCGAGGACTTCAGCTTCAGCGTCGCGGCGCTCGCTCCCTTGATCAGCTTCCCGTTGAGCCGCCATTCGTACCGGTAGGAGGTGGCCGTGGGCGACCACGTGCCCGCCGACGCCTTCACCTTCCTGCCCACCTTGGCCGTGCCGGTGACCTGGGGCTTCTTCGTCGCCTTGGGTGCCTTGCCCTTGGCGACCGCGCCCGACGCCGCCGACTTCGCCACCCCGTTCGTGTGCCCCGCGCGCTTGGCGGTGACGGTCACGGTCAGTCGCTTCCCCAGGAGAGAGGCGGGGATGGCGTACGAGGAACCGGTCGCGCCCTTGATGGCCACGCCGTTGGCGGACCACTGGTAGGCGTAGCAGCTCGGCGTCGGCGACCAGGTGCCGGTACTCGCCTTGACGGCCGACCCGACAGCGACGGTTCCGCTGATGACCGGCGCCTTGGTAGCCTTCGGCGCTGCTCCGGCTGCGATCGCCGCCGACGCCGCCGACTTCGCCACCCCGGTCGGGTGTCCGGCGCGCTTTGCGGTGACGGCCACGGTGAGGCGCTTCCCGAGCAGGGAGGCGGGGATCGGATACGACGAGCCGGTCGCGCCCTTGATGGCCACGCCGTTGGCGTACCACTGGTAGGCGTAGCTGGTCGGCGCCGGTCTCCAGCTGCCGGTGGTGGCCTTGACGGTGACCCCGACAGCCGTGGTCCCGGCGATCGCCGGGGTGGTCGTCGCGGTGAGCGGCGCCGGCGCGTTCCCGGTCGCCAGGGCAGCGCCCTGTCCGTCGGCCGGCTGAGCGGTGAGCGCCCACGTGAAGGCGTTGCCGGCGACCGGGACGCCGGCGGCGTTCTTCCCGTCCCAGGTCACTTCGATCAGGCCGTTGGCCGTGGAGCCGCTGATCGTCCGCAGTGTCGTCCCGGCGGTGCTCTTGATGGTGACCTGCCATGACTTGGCCGGCTTGGACAGCCACCAGGTCCCGGTCCAGTTCGCGGCGGTCGTGGCGACCTTCGAGTCGATCACCGTGATCGGCGGAGCCGGAATGCCGGTCGGCACGACGTGCACACGCTGCGAACTGTCGGCATAGGCCACGCCCCCGCCGAACCGGTCTACGGTCCAGATGTCGCGGCGGCCTCCGTACCCGGTGCCGTCATTCGCCCACGGCCCCATCTCCGCGGCGGTGACCAGCACCCGAGTGGGTAGATCGGCCCAGGAAGCGCCGAACGGCACGCCGTTGTGCAGGTCGGTGAGGCGCAGCCCGACGCCGACAACCTGCTCGACGAGGTATCCGTCGCCGAGCAGGACCTCGTCGATCGGGGCGCCGGGCGCGATGCGCTTGGTGACCCGGTCGTAGACACCCGATCCCCGAAACCATCCGAAGGAATCGATGCATGCGTAGTAGACCCAGCGCCCGACCGCCTGAAGCGCGCTCGGCGTGCAGCCGTTGTGCGTGGTGAACCGCTCGATCACCGTGGTGCCGGGCAGAGTGGTGGCCTGCACGATCCCGCCGGCCTCTGCACCGGTCCACAGCGTGGAGCCCCAGACCGCCGCAGCGACACCGTCACGGGGGCCCAGCACGGTCCCGGACCAGAAGTCGGCTATGTCCTGCACCCTATGCTCGCCGTCTGCGACGATGCCGTATCGGCCGGACAGGTCGGCGAGCATCGGCGAGAAGATGTTGGACTTGACGCTACGGCCGCCGTACACCGTGGTCCCGTTAGCGTGGAGCGCGGTCCGCGAGTCGTACGTACTTCGGGTTGTGCCGTGGTATCCGGTCCCGTCAGCGAAGAGCCGAAGGCAGTGGATTTTGCTCGGTTCGCATCCCGAGTCGACCTCGTCAATGGAGGCGAGCTGATCCAGCGTGGACCGGACGACCTTCGGGGTAGGGCCGGCGTCGAGCCAGTAGCTGCGGTAGGCGCCGATCACCGCCGTTGGTTCATGGACCGTGCTGTTGGTGGCCGTGGTGAGGATGCCGTTGCCGAGTGCAAGACCGTAGACCTGAGCGGGTGCAGCCGCGACAGCGGTGATCCGGTCCCGGACGATCGACCCGTCAGCGCCCTCGGTGAGCCGGTAGATGCCCCAGTCGAGGTCACCCTGCTCGACGTACTCCTCGGCGCCGGCTACGAGCAGCGACCCGTCCGGCGTGGTGACGACGTGACCCCCAGCCGGGTCCATGATCTTGGTGTCCTGCGGCTCGGTGACGGCATAGAGTGCCTGGCCGCGGAACTTGCCGGAGCCGCCAGGCGCCGGCTCGGCAGCCACAACGGTGGACCCGGTTATCCCGTAGTCGGCCTCCCATCCGAACGACCGAGCGTCCAACTCCCGCTCGATGCTCAGGTCGGTCCGGCTCAGGACATCCAGCTCATCCGACCCTGGCCGAATCCGCAGGAGAGAATCCTTACCGAGCCGGAAGCCGCCGACCTCCCAATGGTCCTCCCCATCGACTCGGTCCGGCAACGCCGTGTAGGCGCCCGAAGCAAGGTCAACGAGGCCCCAGTGGCGCTCGCCCTCGGCGCGAAATTCAAGAATCAGAGACCGGGCATCCCCGTCCTCGACCTCTATCGCAGTGGCCTCCTCCGGGAACCCTTCAAGAATCGTCTCGGTAAGCCCACCGCCCGCAACCCGCCACAGGCGGTAAGCCCCGGACTCCTCGCTGGAAGTGACCAGGGTCGAGCCGTAGGTCCCTCGGTAGGTCTCTCCGGCAGGCAGGTCGACAGCCCCGATGGGTTCGGTTCCCCTAAGAAGGCTGACGTGCCGCGGATCGCCCACACTCTGAACGGCGACGACATCAGAACCATCGCCGTACCCGGTGGCGGACCACCGACTGGTGAATAAACCTGAGTCGATGTCATACCGGATAGGCGCCGGCAGTCGCTGAGGCAGAGCCGCAGTCGAGCCATCCGCGTACGTGGTCCAGAGAAGTCGGTCATCCCCTTCCTGAACCCAGAGAAACCCGCTGTCCCCGGCATTCAGGATCTGGACGGCTCGAGGAACAGCCCGAGGCGCGGCGGAAATGACCAATTCACCGGCCGGAGCCGCAACAGCAGGAGAAGGAACCGCACCAAACCCGGCAACAAGCCCAAGAGCAGCAGAAACAGTGATCAAAGATCGAAAGCAACGACGACCGCCGAACCCCAAGCCCAGGCACCCCCAACATAAGTGCCAGCACTCTAAAAGAAAGCCACCCACAAACCGCAAGAGAACGTCACCGGGGGTCTCAGGGCTCGGTTCCAGGGCGGATATGCGAGGAGGCGTGGTTCGCGCTTTCCGTGACCACCCGCCCACCGCAACCGATGGTCACCGTGGGGGTCTGGGGGGTCGCCCCCCAGGCAGATATGCGAGGAGGCCCGGTCTGCGCACTCCGCAGACACAGGCCTCCGCATCCGAGCGGGTGACGGGAATCGAACCCGCACTGTCAGCTTGGGAAGCTGATGTTCTGCCATTGAACTACACCCGCAAGCGGCCCCACTGTACCTGATTATCCGGCTTGGTGGCGGAACCGCCCCGCGGTCAGCTCGCTATCGCCAGTGGTCTGCGTAAGTTGCGGGGCGCCTGCCACGTCTGGGTGAAAGCGGACGGCTCCGCCAGCGGAAGCGCGCCGGCCGGGCCGTGGTGGCGGAGCATCGCTGTCTCGACGGTGAGCTCGAAGAGCCGCCAGTCGATGTCGGGGGAGGCGTGCAGGGCGCCGGCCAGGCGGGTGATCGTGACCGGATCGGTGACGGGGGCGGCTCGGCCGGTGAGGACGGCCTCGTCGTCGCTGTCCTCGGGTGGGTAGGAGTGGAGGGCGTAGCGCCCGTCGCGCTCCAGGTCGCGGCGTTTCGGTGAGTCGACGATGAAGCAGTAGAGGCCGCTGTCGGTGAAGACCGGCGAGACCGGGTGCACGCGGGGGCCGCCGTCGGCGCGGACGGTGGCGAGGTAGCCCATGCCGGGACCGTACTGCTGGAGGAGCGCACGGACGCCGGCGGCGAGCATCGGCTCGGCTACCGCAAAATCGGACCAGGATGCCATGCGCACAGTCTATCGAACATGTGTTCGAGACATCCACTGAACACGCCGATATGGGCAGGTCGGTATGGTGTTGCGATGCTGCTCTCCGACCGTGACCTGGTCTCCGAGATCAAATCCGGGGATCTCTCGCTGGAGCCGTTCGAGCCGTCGCTCATGCAGCCGTCCAGTATCGACGTGCGGCTGGACCGCTTCTTCCGGGTGTTCAACAACCATCTGTACACGCACATCGATCCGGCCGAGCAGCAGGACGAGCTCACCGCCGAGGTCGAGGTCGCCGATGGCCAGCCGTTCGTGCTGCACCCGGGCGAGTTCGTGCTGGCGTCAACCCTGGAGGTGATCAGCCTCGGTCAGCAGCTGGCTGCCCGGCTGGAGGGGAAGAGCAGCCTCGGGCGGCTCGGACTGCTCACGCATTCGACGGCCGGCTTCATCGACCCGGGCTTCTCCGGGCATGTGACGCTGGAGCTCTCCAATGTGGCGAACCTGCCGATCAAGCTGTGGCCGGGCATGAAGATCGGCCAGCTGTGCATCTTCCGGCTGTCCAGCCCGGCCGAGCATCCGTACGGGTCGTCCGTCTACGGCTCGCGCTACCAGGGCCAGCGCGGTCCGACGGCGAGCCGCTCGGCACTCAACTTCCGGACATGGCCGACGTCCTGAGCCTGCTCACCGCACGGCCCGGCGCATGGTGTGGCCGCCCACAGGCGGACATGCCGGACCGGCCGGCCGCCGGACGATCGCCCCGTCCCCCGATCGGCGGATCTACGATCAGATCGTGTATCTGATGATTTCGAAGTACCTGAAGCCGCTCGCTGAAGTCGACGCGGCTCGCGAGGACCACCTGACCTACCTCGCCGGCCTTGAAGAGCGTGGCCTCTCGGTGACCGCCGGCCGCCAGGAGCCCGCCGTGGGCGGCATCATCCTGCTGGACGTGGACACCGAGGCCGAGGCGCACGAGTTGATCGCCCAGGACCCGTACGTGCAGCGTGGCCTCGCGGAGTACACCGCCACCGGCTGGCACCCGACCCGTGGCGCGCTCGCCGGCTACCAGAGGACCAGGTCCTAGGGATCGAGATCCGATCCGGACAGCAGGCTTCTGATGGTCAATTCGGCGGTGACCGCGGGCGGGCACTCGTCGTAGATCACCGCGGTGCCCAGATAGCGGTCGCCGGTCAGGGTGCGCAGGCCACGTGCCTGCGCACCGGTCGAGGCCCAGTCGTCGACCACCAGGACGCGATCATCAGGTCCCAGCAGTCTTTCCCGGACACCCAGATGTTGTACGTCGCCCCGATGATCTGCCGGCACCTCGGCCCAGATCATCGGCTCCGCGATCGGTCGGCGGGCCCCGGCGCGGTAGGCCTCCACGAATCCGACGCCGAGCGACCGCGCCACGAGCGGGCCGAGCATGAATCCGGTGACTTCCGGCGAGACGACGACAGTCGGGCGCTCTGACCGGAAAAGATCAGCCAGCGCGGGGCCGAGGCCGTCCAGGATCCGGGGCTCCCGCCACCATCCGGAGCGGTCGCTGACGAGATATTCGCTGTTCGGACCGGGGTTGGTCCAGCGGAACTCGGATCGCAGAAGATCACGCAGATCGGTGGTCACCCCGACATCCTGTCACCGAGGACCGGTTCTTCTTGGACCGACCGAACGACGCCGATGGTGCCGGGTGGACAGAACCGACTCAGCCTAGGGGTCAAGATGATGCCCGAGGGCGGGTGGATCGGGCATGCTGTTCCGCGGAACCATGCCTACTTTGCTGCCGGGCCGACGCCCGATGAGCCCCGGGAACCGCGCCGGCCTCGGCGCGGCCGTCGTGCTGCTCGCTGTCGTGTCCGCCGTGGAGTTCGCCGATCAAGAATCCGCCCAGTTCGTGGGCCTGCTGGCGGCGGTTCCGTTCCTCGCCGCGGTCTTCGCGGTCTGGCAGATCGTCGTCGGCGTGGGCCTGGCAGCCACGGTGATCGGCGCGATCGTCGTGGGTGCGGCCGGTGATCAGGGCATGACCGGGATGGTCAACCTTCTGGGGATCATGCTGGCGACCGGCGTGGCGGCCGGCGGCGCGATCACCCGGCAGCGGCAGGCCGACCGGATCGCCGGACTGCTCCGGCTCGCGGCGGTGGCTCAGCAAGCGGTCCTGCGTCCGATCGGACCACAGGTGGGAGCGCTCTCGGTTGCGGGCCGCTACATCTCGGCTACTGCGGCGGCCGATATCGGCGGTGACCTGTACGAGGCGCTGAACACGCCGTACGGAGTCCGGATCATCATCGGCGACGTCCGTGGCAAAGGTCTCGACGCGGTTCGGCTCGCCAGCATCGTGCTCGGGTCGTACCGGCATGTGGCGTACGAGCGGGCCGACCTGAAATCGATCGTGGCCGACCTGGACCGTGCGGTGGCCCGCAGCGTCGGCGACGAGGACTTCGTGACCGCGGCGCTCGTCGAGGAGCGTGGCGGCACCCTGACGATCGTCAACTGTGGACATCCGGCGCCCTTGCTGCTGCGCCGTGGCCAGGTCATCCCGCTGGAGCCGCCGGCACCGGCGCCGCCGCTCGGGTTCATGCCCGAGGTCAAGGCACGGGTGGAGCGGCTGGAGCCGGGCGACCGGTTGCTGCTGTTCACCGACGGGCTCGGCGAGGCCCGCCGCGAGGGCGAGTTCTTCCCGACCGCGGACCGGGCGTGGCGGTTGCTCGGTCACGGCACTGTCGGCGACGGCTTGGCCTCGCTCGAGACCGCGCTCGTCGACTGGGTCTACGGGCGGCTCGAGGACGACATCGCCCTGGTGCTCCTGGAGTACGTGGGCCCGGACGGCGACGCTGCCGTGTCGGTGCCCAGCTGGGAAGTCGGCGCGGCCGGCAGTTAGACGGCCTTATGCCGCGCTGTCGTCGGGCTCGGCCGGAGCGGCCGGGGAGGTCGGCGCCGGCGATGGCGGGACCGTCTCGGGCTGGCGGTGCCGGCCGACGTAGTTGCGGGGCTGATTGGCCTGGCGCGGCTCCGGAATCAGGCTCTTGATCGTGGCGAACATGGCGTCCCCCTGACGTTCTTCGCTGTCTATCCGAAGAAACGAGCCTCATCGGCAGGCGATACGTGGTCCTGAGGGTTGAAGTCCGCAAATGGCCGAACGGCTGTCCGGTAAGCCACCTGATCGGCGACGTTTGACCCACGAACCGACGGACAAGCCCCCCTACCCGGTGGGTTCGACCGGAAACCCTGCCCGGGTTGTCGGTTGCTACCGATGGGTAATACAGTGGGGTTACTGACGGGTAACTCGCGTCCGGGAGAGCGGGGCCAAGCACGATGACGCACTACAAGAGCAACCTTCGGGACCTCCAGTTCAACCTGTTCGAGGTCTTCGGAGCGGAGAAGTCCCTCGGCCAGGCGCCGTTCGACGAGTTCGACCTGGAGAGCGCCCGCGACGTGCTCTCGGAGGTCGACCGGCTGGCCCGGGAGGACCTGGCCGCGAGCTACGCGGAGGCGGACCGCAACCCGCCGGTCTTCGACCCGGCGACGAACACCGCGCCGCTGCCGGAGTCGTTCAAGAAGTCCTACGAGACGTTCATGGCGTCCGAGTTCTGGCGGCTGGACCTGCCGTCCGCCCTCGGTGGTACGCCGGCGCCGCGCAGCCTCGTGTGGGCCGTCGCCGAGCAGATCCTCGGTGCGAACGCCCCGATCTGGATGTACTCGTCCGGTCCCTCCTTCGCCCACGTGGCCTACGTCGAGGGCACCGACGAGCAGAAGGAGTGGGCCAAGCTCTTCGTCGAGAAGCAGTGGGGCTCGACGATGGTCCTCACCGAGCCGGACGCCGGCTCGGACGTCGGCGCCGGCCGCACCCGGGCCATCCCGCAGGCCGACGGCTCGTGGCACATCGAGGGCGTCAAGCGCTTCATCACCTCGGGTGAGCACGACCTGACCGACAACATCATCCACTACGTCCTGGCTCGCCCGGTGGGCGTCGAGGGCGTCGGCGGTCCCGGCACCAAGGGCCTTTCGCTCTTCATCGTGCCGAAGTACCACTTCGACCCGGCCACCGGCGAGCTCGGTGAGCGCAACGGCGTCTACGCCACGAACGTCGAGCACAAGATGGGGATCAAGGTCTCCAACACGTGCGAGATGACCTTCGGCGAGCACGGCACCCCGGCCAAGGGCTGGCTGCTCGGCGAGGTGCACGAGGGCATCCGGCAGATGTTCATGATCATCGAGAACGCCCGGATGATGGTCGGCACCAAGGCGATCGCCACCCTGTCCACGGGCTACCTCAACGCGCTGGAGTACGCGAAGGGCCGCGTACAGGGCGCCGACCTGGTGCAGAACGGCGACAAGACCGCGCCGCGGGTCACGATCATGCACCACCCGGACGTACGCCGGTCGCTGCTGCTGCAGAAGTCGTACGCCGAGGCGCTGCGCGCCCTGGTCATCTACACCGCGACCTGGCAGGACAAGGTCGCCATCGCGCAGGCCGCCGGTGACGAGAAGGCCGCGAAGATCGCGAACAAGATCAACGACTTCCTGCTGCCGCTGGTCAAGGGCGTCGGCTCGGAGCGGGCCTACGAGCTGCTCGGTCACGAGTCGCTGCAGACCTTCGGTGGCTCCGGCTTCCTGCAGGACTACCCGCTCGAGCAGTACGTGCGGGACGCGAAGATCGACACCCTGTACGAGGGCACGACCGCGATCCAGAGTCTCGACCTGATCTTCCGCAAGATCGTCAAGGACAACGGCCGCGCGCTCGGCACGATCGCCGCCGAGATCCAGAGCTTCGTCGAGAGCGAGGCC comes from the Actinoplanes sp. OR16 genome and includes:
- a CDS encoding (Fe-S)-binding protein, whose protein sequence is MGTAQIVATVLAGAVTVVAVYLAVRAVLTITKVIRSGQPDPARFADPGTRTKTMLTETVGHTRMLKWSAIGAAHWFVMFSFIILSLLVLEAYFEVAAPEMGLPIIGHWTIFGLVTEWFGILGTIAILYLVFVRQSQKPGRVKRSRFLGSTMWQAYFVEAVIVGVLIFGFLIRGFKVATDHFEYPVWATPVSHAVGSVLPAWEDGATWMALIKIAISMTWLITISLNPTMGVAWHRFLAFFNIYFKRSPEKPAGSGLGALKPMMSEGKPLDFEEADPEKDLFGVNQVEQFTWKGLLDFSTCTECGRCQSQCPAWNTAKPLSPKLLVLSLRDHAYAKAPYLLAGGGKDLMGEEKATEAQLAHMDVLALAEGNRPLIGTAEDQGVIDPDVLWSCTTCGACVEQCPVDIEHIDHIVDMRRYQVLIESSFPSEAGVMLRNLENKGNPWGAPQNTREDWTKGLDFEVPRVGEVEEFDYLFWVGCAGAFEDRAKKTTRAVATLLHEAGVNYAILGEGETCTGDPARRIGNEFIFQMLAQQNVETLTEAFEGQKTKRIVATCPHCFNTLGNEYEQLGLKVEVVHHTQLLAHLVKEGKLTPVQPIDGDITYHDPCYLGRHNRVFDAPREVLGETGNLIEMPRNSERSFCCGAGGARMWMEERIGKRINVERTEEALATGAKTIAVGCPFCYTMIGDGVTGKGKQEEVEVVDVATVLLRSLKQDA
- a CDS encoding hemolysin family protein; its protein translation is MDGLLLTAVLPLAAFVLLTAGNAFFVAAEFGLVTVDRAEIEQRALAGDRRARTVRSALHNLSFQLSGAQLGITLTALLTGYLAEPALSEIFKPLVEPFAGSATGTVTHILALVAATLLSMLFGELVPKNAALARPMSLALLTAAPLRGFSTLFKWLIAALNGTANWLVRRLGIEPQEELASARSPEELGLLAAISARAGALPDETATLLRRTIRFGEKRAAKAMTPRVDVVGLKTTASVADLITVARRTGHTRFPVYENTLDVVTGVVGVNEALGVPPERRAAIKVSTLAKEAVYVPESLSLDKVLAALRAADADLAIVVDEYGGTDGVVTVEDLIEELVGEIADEYDTDLDEIGSQELTAPGGEKTFLVDGLLREDETLEQTGFRLPEGPYETLAGFLLARLGHIPVVGESLEEQGWEFTVMEVDRHRIEQVRVVAPPEPADD
- a CDS encoding hemolysin family protein; this encodes MTELLFVAVLLVGNGLFVGGEFALIASRRTALEPLAETSKAARWALSAMSQIPLMIAGAQLGITICTLVLGALAEPTVAHLLEGPFSATGLPDDAIHPVAFVFALVIVTFLHTVIGEMVPKNITLAGPERSALILGPFMLAFCTATKPLLNAMRWASKLILKLWKIETTDAVKTVFTAEELAGMVTQARSEGLLGSEQYARIHAALGLNSRTAADTLLPWSRVTTVAADVSPATLEAVATRSGRSRFPVVQRDTRRVLGFVHVKDVLGYAATQRRLPIPAEVIRPLAVVAPERSLADLLLTMRRDRLHIVLVSDGRRPLGVITLDDVLHAVVGEPAGAGAKLR
- a CDS encoding LamG domain-containing protein; translation: MLHKRRRVVPVGALSATLALGCALLINQLPARADAVPAGSGLTDPFNPGRVRVASSPVTVRYDFDEGVGHPIADLSGRYRLRPLGQNGGTLRLVPQGDGGLAVDYPDRCTLPRERDCPRAILEGVRDDDLNPGRRPLRYGASVLMTHADLADGANVLQKGYSVGGISQFKLQVDHRQGHPSCVIAGQRARIYRAEPFMDVADGLWHDLECRRTPNRLLMIVDGVLRAWVRIPPMLSIANAEPLRVGGKGAAPGNDQFAGAIDDVFVSITG